The proteins below come from a single Piscinibacter gummiphilus genomic window:
- a CDS encoding CaiB/BaiF CoA-transferase family protein: MTTPSLPLSRYTVLDLTIARAGPTAVRLLADWGARVIRIEAPPRQSTGNITGALRRNADEQNLHRNKRSLCIDLKHPKGVALLHDLVKKADVVVENFRADVKTRLGLDYEQLKAINPRIILASISGFGQDGPYRDRPGVDQIVQGLAGLMSITGEPGHGPMRAGIAVSDTSAGMFLGQGILLALLHREHTGEGQWVHTSLLEAMLNKLDFQGARYTMSGEVPRQQGNFHPTAVPMGVFEAEDGLVNVAASTQKMWAAMCKVLNADDLFNDPDYVDVRSRVKHRERLNVDVNTLTRRFRTQELVEKLNAVGVPCGPINDIGQAFNDPQTQHLRMTRPAKHPVLGEVKLVRSPINLSGFPHPEAFHHAAPDAGEHSRELLAELGFDADTIDNLKEQGAIA, encoded by the coding sequence ATGACCACGCCGTCCCTGCCCCTCTCGCGCTACACCGTCCTCGACCTCACCATCGCACGCGCCGGCCCCACCGCCGTGCGCCTGCTCGCCGACTGGGGCGCGCGTGTGATCCGCATCGAGGCGCCGCCCAGGCAGTCGACGGGCAACATCACCGGCGCATTGCGCCGCAACGCCGACGAGCAGAACCTGCACCGCAACAAGCGCAGCCTGTGCATCGACCTCAAGCACCCGAAGGGCGTGGCGCTGTTGCACGATCTGGTGAAGAAGGCCGACGTGGTGGTGGAGAACTTCCGCGCCGACGTGAAGACACGGCTCGGCCTCGACTACGAGCAGCTGAAGGCCATCAACCCGCGCATCATCCTCGCGAGCATCTCCGGCTTCGGGCAAGACGGCCCGTACCGCGACCGCCCCGGCGTCGACCAGATCGTGCAGGGCCTCGCCGGCCTGATGTCGATCACCGGCGAGCCCGGCCACGGCCCCATGCGCGCCGGCATTGCGGTGAGCGACACCTCGGCCGGCATGTTCCTCGGCCAGGGCATCCTGCTGGCGCTGCTGCACCGCGAGCACACGGGCGAAGGCCAATGGGTGCACACCTCGCTGCTGGAAGCCATGCTCAACAAGCTCGACTTCCAGGGCGCACGCTACACCATGAGCGGCGAGGTGCCGCGCCAGCAAGGCAACTTCCACCCGACCGCGGTGCCGATGGGTGTGTTCGAGGCGGAAGACGGCCTCGTCAACGTGGCTGCGAGCACACAGAAGATGTGGGCCGCGATGTGCAAGGTGCTCAACGCCGACGACCTCTTCAACGACCCCGACTACGTGGACGTGCGCTCGCGCGTGAAACACCGCGAGCGCCTCAACGTCGACGTCAACACGCTCACCCGGCGCTTCCGCACCCAGGAGCTGGTCGAGAAGCTCAACGCCGTCGGCGTGCCCTGCGGCCCCATCAACGACATCGGCCAGGCCTTCAACGACCCGCAGACGCAGCACCTGCGCATGACGCGCCCCGCGAAGCACCCGGTGCTCGGCGAGGTGAAGCTCGTGCGCTCGCCGATCAACCTGTCGGGCTTCCCGCACCCCGAGGCCTTCCACCACGCCGCGCCCGATGCCGGCGAACACTCGCGCGAGCTGCTCGCCGAGCTGGGCTTCGACGCCGACACCATCGACAACCTGAAAGAACAAGGAGCCATCGCGTGA
- a CDS encoding carboxylesterase/lipase family protein, translated as MTDSSIDAPIVETTLGRVRGSARAGGGLFFRGIPYAADTAGAHRFLPPQPATPWSGVREATAYGSSCPQIVTPRTRIFQWLASDAPLGEDCLVLNVDTPAADARKRPVMVYLHGGAFALGSGSSQVYDGASLTQREDVVLVTVNHRLNLFGYLTPLANSDPRFADAGNAGMLDLVAALRWVRDNIARFGGDPDCVTIFGQSGGGAKVAILMAMAEAQGLFHRAIVQSSSSGFRVQPREECEAATRKLFQKLELPEGDFTALQAVPSATLLHAMQSVIGASGGQDSFRPVIDGRTLKRHPFHPTAPEVSASVPLMIGHTRTEATFFLAADPSNFTVDGDEARKRIKRFLRVDESQAEAVLAVYEREHPKAPGSELLAYIASDYLYRLNNITGAEQKVKQGTAPVYAYEFAWKSAVLGGKFMSPHTAEIPFVFGNVALAHAFTGDGPELPKLERQVMKAWTQFARTGNPQHDELPAWPTYSLDERATMVFSADTQVVNDPRGAERTAIAQIPAFHPGSSLYAR; from the coding sequence ATGACAGACTCTTCCATCGACGCTCCGATCGTCGAGACCACCCTCGGCCGGGTGCGCGGCAGCGCACGTGCGGGCGGCGGCCTCTTCTTTCGCGGCATTCCCTACGCAGCCGACACCGCCGGCGCCCACCGTTTCCTGCCGCCGCAACCGGCCACGCCGTGGAGCGGTGTGCGCGAGGCCACGGCCTACGGCTCGAGCTGCCCGCAGATCGTCACGCCGCGCACGCGCATCTTCCAGTGGCTCGCGAGCGACGCACCGCTCGGCGAAGACTGCCTCGTGCTCAACGTCGACACGCCCGCGGCCGATGCGCGCAAGCGCCCGGTGATGGTCTACCTGCACGGCGGCGCGTTCGCGCTCGGCTCGGGCAGCTCGCAGGTGTACGACGGCGCCTCGCTCACGCAGCGTGAAGACGTGGTGCTCGTCACCGTCAACCACCGGCTCAACCTCTTCGGCTACCTCACGCCGCTGGCGAACAGCGACCCACGTTTCGCGGACGCCGGGAACGCCGGCATGCTCGACCTCGTGGCCGCGCTGCGCTGGGTGCGCGACAACATCGCGCGCTTCGGCGGCGACCCCGATTGCGTGACGATCTTCGGCCAGTCGGGCGGGGGCGCGAAGGTCGCGATCCTGATGGCGATGGCAGAAGCGCAAGGCCTGTTCCACCGCGCCATCGTGCAGAGCTCGTCGTCGGGCTTTCGCGTGCAGCCGCGCGAGGAATGCGAAGCGGCCACGCGCAAGCTGTTCCAGAAGCTCGAGCTGCCCGAGGGCGACTTCACCGCGCTGCAGGCGGTGCCGAGCGCGACGCTGCTGCATGCGATGCAGTCGGTGATCGGCGCCAGCGGCGGGCAAGACAGCTTCCGCCCGGTGATCGACGGCCGCACGCTCAAGCGCCACCCATTCCACCCCACTGCACCCGAGGTGTCGGCGAGCGTGCCGCTGATGATCGGCCACACGCGCACCGAAGCCACCTTCTTCCTCGCGGCCGACCCGAGCAACTTCACCGTCGACGGCGACGAGGCCCGCAAGCGCATCAAACGTTTCCTCCGCGTCGACGAGTCACAGGCCGAGGCCGTGCTCGCGGTCTACGAGCGCGAACACCCGAAGGCGCCCGGCAGCGAGTTGCTCGCCTACATCGCGAGCGACTACCTCTACCGCCTCAACAACATCACCGGCGCCGAGCAGAAGGTGAAGCAGGGCACCGCCCCGGTCTACGCCTACGAGTTCGCGTGGAAGAGCGCGGTGCTGGGCGGCAAGTTCATGTCGCCGCACACGGCTGAGATCCCGTTCGTGTTCGGCAATGTCGCGCTCGCCCACGCCTTCACTGGCGACGGGCCCGAGCTGCCGAAGCTCGAGCGACAGGTGATGAAGGCCTGGACGCAGTTCGCGCGCACCGGCAACCCGCAGCACGACGAGCTGCCAGCGTGGCCCACCTACTCGCTCGACGAGCGCGCGACGATGGTCTTCTCGGCCGACACGCAGGTCGTGAACGACCCGCGCGGCGCCGAACGCACGGCCATCGCCCAGATCCCCGCCTTCCACCCCGGCAGTTCGCTGTATGCGCGCTGA